A single window of Castor canadensis chromosome 3, mCasCan1.hap1v2, whole genome shotgun sequence DNA harbors:
- the Kcnk10 gene encoding potassium channel subfamily K member 10 isoform X4 translates to MKFPIETPRKQVNWDPKVAVPAAVPPVCQPKSATNGHHPTPRLSISSRATVVARMEGASQGGLQTVMKWKTVVAIFVVVVVYLVTGGLVFRALEQPFESSQKNTIALEKAEFLRDHICVSPHELETLIQHALDADNAGVSPIGNSSNSSSHWDLGSAFFFAGTVITTIGYGNIAPSTEGGKIFCILYAIFGIPLFGFLLAGIGDQLGTIFGKSIARVEKVFRVLAVPPNTRSWAGRITQVIEPM, encoded by the exons TGGCTGTTCCTGCAGCAGTCCCACCGGTGTGCCAGCCCAAAAGTGCCACTAACGGGCACCATCCGACTCCCCGCCTCTCCATTTCCTCCCGAGCCACAGTGGTAGCCAGAATGGAAGGTGCCTCCCAGGGGGGCCTGCAGACTGTCATGAAGTGGAAAACAGTGGTTGCCATCTTTGTGGTTGTCGTGGTCTACCTCGTCACGGGTGGCCTTGTCTTCCGGGCACTGGAGCAGCCCTTTGAGAGCAGCCAGAAGAACACCATTGCCTTGGAGAAGGCAGAATTCCTGCGGGATCACATCTGTGTGAGTCCTCACGAGCTGGAGACTTTGATCCAG CATGCCCTGGATGCTGACAATGCAGGAGTCAGTCCAATAGGAAACTCTTCCAATAGCAGCAGTCACTGGGACCTTGGAAGTGCCTTTTTCTTTGCTGGAACTGTCATCACTACCATAG GGTATGGGAATATTGCTCCAAGCACTGAAGGAGGCAAaatcttttgtattttatatgcCATCTTTGGGATTCCACTCTTTGGTTTCTTATTGGCTGGAATTGGAGACCAACTTGGAACCATCTTTGGGAAAAGCATTGCAAGAGTGGAGAAGGTCTTTCGA GTGCTTGCAGTGCCACCAAATACCAGGAGCTGGGCTGGAAGAATAACTCAAGTAATAGAGCCCatgtga